A part of bacterium genomic DNA contains:
- the aepX gene encoding phosphoenolpyruvate mutase — MMRKTEQFKRLLRSPNTEFLLEAHNGLSAKIVEEAGFKGIWASGLSISAALGVRDNNEASWTQVLEVIEFMSDAVSIPILLDADTGYGNFNNVRRLVRKLEQRQIAAMCLEDKVFPKTNSFINGEDQELADLEEFCGKIKAAKDTQQDPDFCVVARVEALIAGWGLAEALKRATAYQQAGADAILIHSKKANADEILAFAAEWQNRCPLVIVPTMYYKTPTVRFEEAGIRLVIWANHMLRTGIRAMQQTAARIFAERGLLAVEEEIVTVKEIFRLQNAAELKSAEERYLPVKPAMPKAA; from the coding sequence ATGATGAGGAAAACCGAGCAGTTCAAGCGGCTGTTGCGCTCGCCGAACACCGAGTTTCTGCTGGAAGCGCACAACGGCCTGAGTGCAAAAATCGTGGAAGAGGCCGGCTTCAAGGGTATCTGGGCCAGCGGCCTGTCGATCTCCGCGGCGTTGGGCGTGCGCGACAACAACGAAGCGAGCTGGACGCAAGTGCTGGAAGTCATCGAGTTCATGAGCGACGCGGTGAGCATCCCCATTCTTCTGGATGCCGACACCGGCTACGGTAATTTCAACAACGTGCGCCGTCTCGTGCGCAAGCTGGAACAGCGCCAAATCGCGGCCATGTGCCTGGAGGACAAAGTCTTCCCCAAGACCAACTCCTTCATCAACGGCGAAGACCAGGAATTGGCGGACCTCGAAGAATTCTGCGGCAAGATCAAAGCGGCAAAAGACACGCAGCAGGATCCCGATTTCTGCGTGGTGGCGCGCGTGGAAGCGCTCATCGCGGGGTGGGGCCTGGCCGAGGCGCTCAAGCGCGCGACAGCCTATCAGCAAGCCGGCGCGGACGCGATTCTCATCCACAGCAAGAAAGCGAATGCCGACGAGATCTTGGCGTTTGCCGCGGAATGGCAAAACCGCTGCCCGCTGGTGATCGTGCCCACGATGTACTACAAGACGCCGACGGTGCGCTTCGAAGAGGCCGGCATCCGGCTGGTGATTTGGGCGAATCACATGCTGCGCACTGGCATCCGCGCGATGCAACAAACCGCGGCCCGCATCTTCGCCGAGCGCGGCCTGCTGGCCGTGGAAGAGGAAATCGTGACGGTGAAGGAAATCTTCCGGCTGCAGAATGCCGCCGAGTTGAAAAGCGCCGAAGAGCGTTACCTGCCCGTCAAGCCGGCCATGCCCAAAGCCGCATGA